A window from Komagataeibacter xylinus encodes these proteins:
- a CDS encoding oxalate decarboxylase family bicupin — translation MVELPWKEAPADTTPQPQRGNRGGTVLGPRNLPLERENPDLMASPDTDAGTIPNLKFSYGTARNRLGTGGWAREITERELPVATTLAGVNMRLNRGGYRELHYHKEAEWGLMLAGKARVTALDPQGRDFIDDVQAGDIWNFPAGVPHSIQGLEDDGCEFLLVFDDGSFSENETFLISDWLAHTPRHILAKNFGVPAAKFDNLPKDVEHSRWIFSGAVPGPIEDERVPSPLGQSPVKYTHHLMEQKPIKAAGGEVRIVDSTNFPAASTIAAAIVVVEPGRLRELHWHSNNDEWQYFIRGKARMTVFASGGKARTFDYSAGDVGYVPFGMGHYLENIGDEPLVFLEAFKSSQFADFSANQWLALSPHDMVKAHLNVDDETIAALSKTKPLVV, via the coding sequence ATGGTTGAATTACCCTGGAAAGAAGCCCCTGCTGATACAACCCCTCAGCCTCAGCGCGGGAACCGCGGCGGCACGGTCCTCGGACCGCGCAATCTACCATTAGAACGCGAGAACCCCGACCTAATGGCGTCGCCTGATACCGACGCGGGAACCATTCCCAACCTCAAGTTCTCGTACGGTACGGCGCGTAACCGTCTCGGTACCGGAGGATGGGCGCGCGAAATCACCGAGCGTGAACTCCCGGTGGCAACGACGCTTGCCGGTGTCAATATGCGACTTAATCGCGGCGGGTATCGTGAACTCCATTATCATAAGGAAGCCGAATGGGGCCTGATGCTCGCCGGTAAAGCAAGGGTAACCGCGCTTGACCCACAGGGGCGCGACTTTATCGATGATGTTCAAGCTGGCGATATCTGGAATTTTCCAGCTGGTGTCCCTCATTCCATCCAGGGTCTGGAAGACGATGGCTGCGAGTTTCTCCTTGTTTTCGACGATGGCAGCTTTTCTGAAAATGAGACTTTCCTGATCAGCGACTGGCTGGCCCATACCCCCCGGCACATTCTGGCCAAAAATTTTGGCGTGCCAGCCGCGAAGTTCGATAATCTTCCGAAGGATGTCGAGCATTCACGCTGGATATTTTCAGGAGCCGTTCCAGGGCCGATCGAAGATGAACGGGTGCCTTCCCCACTGGGACAAAGCCCGGTTAAGTACACACATCATCTCATGGAGCAGAAGCCGATAAAAGCAGCGGGGGGTGAAGTGAGAATTGTCGATTCAACAAACTTCCCTGCCGCGTCAACGATCGCTGCTGCCATTGTGGTCGTGGAACCGGGACGGCTAAGGGAACTGCATTGGCATAGCAATAACGATGAATGGCAGTATTTCATCCGTGGTAAAGCCCGGATGACCGTTTTTGCGTCGGGGGGGAAGGCGAGGACCTTCGACTATAGTGCTGGTGACGTCGGTTATGTCCCGTTTGGCATGGGTCACTACCTCGAAAATATCGGGGATGAACCGCTGGTTTTCCTTGAAGCGTTTAAAAGCTCCCAGTTTGCTGACTTCTCAGCCAATCAGTGGCTGGCCCTGTCTCCACATGATATGGTGAAAGCGCATCTGAATGTTGATGACGAGACCATAGCAGCGCTTTCGAAAACCAAGCCTCTCGTGGTCTGA